In the Clavelina lepadiformis chromosome 8, kaClaLepa1.1, whole genome shotgun sequence genome, one interval contains:
- the LOC143469453 gene encoding uncharacterized protein LOC143469453, whose product MEIFYIIKWISRNFYFFLILSLAADSAFIKIPNLRSVQLQDSHMPFKRQSSQTNILPSAPHSLRKGQLHQLQQKSQKRVRETSNNALMCVCSEARCLRLCPTTDGWSRAWSMHYRRKCEERFQKVLLSIQRICNEEN is encoded by the exons ATGGAAATCTTTTACATTATCAAGTGGATATCacgaaacttttatttttttctaatcCTCAGCTTGGCAGCTGACTCAGCCTTTATTAAGATACC AAATTTGAGAAGCGTCCAACTCCAAGATAGTCATATGCCGTTCAAACGCCAGTCCTCGCAAACAAATATCCTGCCTTCGGCTCCACATTCTCTGAGAAAAGGCCAGTTGCACCAACTGCAGCAGAAATCCCAGAAACG GGTTCGAGAAACTTCAAATAACGCATTGAT gTGCGTATGTTCAGAAGCTAGATGCTTGCGCCTGTGCCCAACAACTGACGGATGGAGCAGGGCTTGGTCTATGCATTACCGTAGGAAATGCGAAGAACGCTTCCAAAAAGTCCTACTGAGCATACAAAGAATTTGTAATGAAGAGAATTGA
- the LOC143469525 gene encoding intraflagellar transport protein 57 homolog, with translation MADARRGEDDERGPGEVYRMFDIMSDLIEKLKLLNYEEHFLKKNNIKSIARHYFAISTNPGEQFYVFTSLCAWLINVAGRPFDMPQEYDDPNATISNILDEVRRLGVGTDFPPSKLKTGSGEFVCYILDQLATCALESTQFYWNKPVYPEEEQNEDENIEVEDQGELKLDEVETEAVNAADDSDEEGGGAPFFDLGSSLSKTGKSFPKQSEIMHSTTNADDWKLEVERVTSSLKVTIRTDNKDWRNHTDQMHQYKVGIEKSLADAKPQLDKLQEEIKRTLEKIASREKYINNQLEQKVHEYRSAQDRLAEANEKYKKASGGATEYSRTLAELTEELEGVKLEMEERGNSMTDGAPLVKIKQTLSRLKTESIQMGIRIGVIEHVLMQARMRDKTSDINKSHLTPGHVDALDEDADKDIFIH, from the coding sequence ATGGCTGATGCTAGAAGAGGAGAAGATGATGAAAGAGGTCCTGGGGAAGTGTATCGCATGTTCGACATCATGTCGGATTTGATAGAAAAACTTAAATTGCTGAATTATGAGGAGCATTTCttgaagaaaaataacataaaaagcATTGCACGacattattttgcaatttctaCAAATCCTGGTGAACAATTTTATGTATTTACATCACTTTGCGCATGGTTAATAAATGTTGCTGGAAGACCATTCGATATGCCGCAAGAATATGATGACCCAAATGCCACAATATCAAATATTCTTGACGAAGTCCGTCGGTTAGGTGTGGGTACGGATTTTCCCCCATCAAAGTTGAAGACTGGAAGTGGAGAGTTTGTGTGCTACATACTTGACCAGCTTGCAACTTGTGCACTTGAAAGTACCCAATTTTACTGGAACAAACCTGTTTATCCAGAAGAGGAGCAAAATGAAGATGAGAACATTGAGGTGGAAGACCAGGGTGAGCTTAAACTTGATGAAGTGGAGACAGAAGCTGTTAATGCCGCAGATGACTCAGATGAGGAAGGCGGTGGAGCTCCATTTTTTGATCTGGGATCATCTTTGTCTAAAACAGGCAAGTCTTTTCCAAAGCAGTCAGAAATAATGCATTCTACTACTAATGCTGATGATTGGAAGCTTGAAGTTGAGCGAGTCACTTCATCTCTTAAGGTCACAATACGAACTGACAATAAAGATTGGCGGAATCACACGGATCAAATGCACCAATACAAAGTAGGAATAGAGAAGTCATTGGCTGATGCAAAGCCACAACTGGATAAATTGCAGGAAGAAATTAAGAGAACATTGGAAAAAATAGCCAGTCGTGAAAAATACATCAACAATCAGTTGGAACAAAAAGTTCACGAATATCGCAGTGCACAAGATCGTTTGGCAGAAGCAAATGAGAAGTACAAGAAAGCAAGTGGTGGTGCTACTGAATACTCTCGTACTCTTGCTGAGCTTACAGAAGAATTGGAGGGAGTAAAATTGGAAATGGAAGAGCGTGGAAACAGCATGACAGATGGGGCGCCATTggtaaaaataaagcaaaccCTCAGTAGGCTTAAAACCGAATCAATACAAATGGGCATAAGAATCGGTGTGATAGAACATGTCCTCATGCAAGCAAGAATGAGAGACAAGACATCTGACATAAACAAGTCTCACCTTACTCCAGGCCATGTGGACGCACTTGATGAAGATGCAGACAAAGACATTTTTATTCACTGA